In Rhizophagus irregularis chromosome 30, complete sequence, a genomic segment contains:
- a CDS encoding uncharacterized protein (SECRETED:cutsite_TQA-TN; SECRETED:prob_0.4907); SECRETED:SignalP(1-28) yields the protein MVINVMNYLTLILLVLALCASFPTNTQATNSLSEKFSKCEKEFWFKNLSHYKQSLKSKCLKEKKHHQNEKRHRQKHTCHNNKSLDKKIILKKWKEFSNCRCESAIQELKDTKETKVLTCYQIAKFNKVSGKFIGQLTVFKKKSDKHDYDVAVEFSNVKLLNNKEGYYRSKKSNQICKDQYTIETYFIKGEISKKESMNKISLNRISPSSIKIIDKDNEKTITLPNGVQVSIPFPKFGLNDDKDNNIEKPPEKNPKDSKDPKKSPEAPPVDPAGPPPPTKPSDNKPEKPPASPGDNTNTPGYNTPGYNTPGDSTNTPDDSTNTPDDTDTSSGNTKNQNSTPADDDSSVNTIAGPTTKSVTSSNQEASVNPQGAPFTGLLVFGVIVSVGAAFVGYNTYERIKWRRHFRRGQAAAAQLNPSLANVPDYNGYGRAY from the coding sequence atGGTTATTAatgttatgaattatttaacattaattttgTTGGTATTAGCACTGTGTGCATCATTTCCAACAAATACACAAGCAACAAATTCCCTTTCCGAAAAATTCAGTAAAtgtgaaaaagaattttggtttaaaaatCTTTCACATTATAAACAATCACTTAAATCTAAATGTTTAAAGGAGAAGAAACATCATCAAAATGAAAAGAGACATCGTCAAAAACATACttgtcataataataaatctcttGATAAGAAGATCATTCttaaaaaatggaaagaattttctaattgtCGATGTGAATCAGCTATACAAGAATTGAAGGATACTAAAGAAACAAAAGTTTTAACTTGTTATCAAATtgctaaatttaataaagttagtgGAAAATTTATTGGTCAATTAACAGTTTTTAAGAAGAAATCAGATAAACATGATTATGATGTAGCTGTTGAATTTTCTaatgttaaattattgaataataaggAAGGTTATTATCGTTCAAAAAAGAGTAATCAAATTTGTAAAGATCAATATACTAttgaaacttattttattaagggTGAAATTTCAAAGAAAGAATCTATGAATAAGATTTCTTTAAATAGAATTTCTCCATCAAGTATCAAGATAATTgataaagataatgaaaaaactaTAACTTTACCAAATGGTGTTCAAGTTTCAATTCCTTTCCCAAAATTCGGTCTTAATGATGATAAAGATAATAACATTGAAAAACCCCCAGAAAAAAATCCTAAGGACTCTAAAGACCCTAAAAAATCACCCGAGGCACCACCTGTTGATCCTGCTGGACCACCACCACCCACTAAACCATCTGACAATAAACCAGAAAAACCACCAGCATCTCCCGGTGATAATACCAATACTCCTGGTTATAATACTCCTGGTTATAATACTCCTGGTGATAGCACCAATACTCCTGATGATAGTACCAATACTCCTGATGATACCGATACTTCAAGTGGTAATAccaaaaatcaaaattcaaCCCCAGCAGACGATGATTCAAGCGTAAACACAATAGCTGGTCCAACCACCAAATCCGTTACCAGTTCAAACCAAGAAGCAAGTGTCAATCCACAAGGTGCCCCATTTACTGGGCTTCTCGTATTCGGTGTTATTGTTTCAGTTGGTGCCGCTTTTGTTGGTTATAATACCTATGAAAGAATTAAGTGGCGTAGACATTTTCGTCGTGGTCAAGCCGCTGCTGCCCAATTAAATCCTTCTTTAGCTAATGTACCTGATTATAATGGTTATGGTAGAGCTtactaa